Proteins from a genomic interval of Callospermophilus lateralis isolate mCalLat2 chromosome 1, mCalLat2.hap1, whole genome shotgun sequence:
- the Klhl26 gene encoding kelch-like protein 26, translating into MFTGGMREASQDVIELKGVSARGLRHIIDFAYSAEVTLDLDCVQDVLGAAVFLQMLPVVELCEEFLKAAMSVETCLNIGQMATTFSLASLRESVDAFTFRHFLQIAEEEDFLRLPLERLVFFLQSNRLQSCSEIDLFRAAVRWLQHDPARRPRASHVLCHIRFPLMQSSELVDSVQTLDIMVEDVLCRQYLLEAFNYQVLPFRQHEMQSPRTAVRSDVPSLVTFGGTPYTDSDRSVSSKVYQLPEPGARHFRELTEMEVGCSHTCVAVLDNFVYVAGGQHLQYRSGEGAVDACYRYDPHLNRWLRLQAMQESRIQFQLNVLCGMVYATGGRNRAGSLASVERYCPRRNEWGYACSLKRRTWGHAGASSGGRLYISGGYGISVEDKKALHCYDPVADQWEFKAPMSEPRVLHAMVGAGGRIYALGGRMDHVDRCFDVLAVEYYVPETDQWTSVTPMRAGQSEAGCCLLERKIYIVGGYNWRLNNVTGIVQVYNTETDQWERDLHFPESFAGIACAPVLLPRAGGRR; encoded by the coding sequence ATGTTCACGGGAGGCATGAGGGAGGCCAGCCAGGATGTCATTGAGCTGAAAGGCGTGTCTGCCCGCGGTCTGCGGCACATCATCGACTTCGCCTACAGCGCCGAGGTGACCCTGGACCTGGACTGCGTGCAGGACGTGCTGGGCGCCGCGGTGTTCCTGCAGATGCTGCCGGTGGTGGAGCTGTGCGAGGAGTTCCTCAAGGCCGCCATGAGCGTGGAGACCTGCCTCAACATCGGCCAGATGGCCACCACCTTCAGCCTGGCCTCGCTCAGGGAGTCAGTGGACGCCTTCACCTTCCGCCACTTCCTGCAGATCGCCGAGGAGGAAGACTTCCTGCGCCTGCCCCTGGAGCGCCTGGTCTTCTTCCTGCAGAGCAACCGGCTGCAGAGCTGCTCCGAGATCGACCTGTTCCGAGCCGCCGTCCGCTGGCTGCAGCATGACCCGGCCCGGCGGCCGCGCGCCAGCCACGTGCTGTGCCACATCCGCTTCCCGCTCATGCAGTCGTCGGAGCTGGTGGACAGCGTGCAGACGCtggacatcatggtggaggacGTGCTCTGCCGCCAGTACCTGCTGGAGGCCTTCAACTACCAGGTGCTGCCCTTTCGGCAGCACGAGATGCAGTCTCCACGCACTGCCGTGCGCTCCGACGTCCCCTCCCTGGTCACCTTCGGTGGCACCCCCTACACTGATAGTGACCGGTCCGTCAGCAGCAAGGTGTACCAGCTGCCCGAGCCAGGCGCCCGGCACTTCCGCGagctcacagagatggaggtgggctGCAGCCACACGTGCGTGGCCGTGCTGGACAACTTCGTGTACGTGGCCGGGGGCCAGCACCTGCAGTACCGCAGCGGCGAGGGCGCCGTGGACGCCTGCTACCGCTACGACCCGCATCTGAACCGCTGGCTGCGCCTGCAGGCCATGCAGGAGAGCCGCATCCAGTTCCAGCTCAACGTGCTGTGCGGCATGGTGTACGCCACGGGCGGCCGCAACCGCGCCGGCAGCCTGGCCTCGGTGGAGAGGTACTGCCCCCGGCGCAACGAGTGGGGCTACGCCTGCTCGCTCAAGCGCCGCACCTGGGGCCACGCCGGGGCCTCTTCCGGGGGCCGCCTCTACATCTCGGGGGGCTACGGCATCTCGGTGGAGGACAAGAAGGCGCTGCACTGCTATGATCCCGTGGCCGACCAGTGGGAGTTCAAGGCGCCCATGAGCGAGCCCCGGGTGCTCCACGCCATGGTGGGTGCTGGTGGCCGCATCTATGCCCTTGGTGGCCGCATGGACCACGTGGATCGGTGCTTCGATGTGCTGGCTGTGGAGTACTACGTGCCCGAGACGGACCAGTGGACCAGCGTGACCCCCATGCGGGCTGGCCAGTCAGAGGCCGGCTGCTGTCTGCTGGAGAGGAAGATCTATATCGTGGGGGGCTACAACTGGCGCCTCAACAACGTGACGGGCATCGTGCAGGTGTACAACACGGAGACGGACCAGTGGGAGCGGGACCTGCACTTCCCAGAGTCCTTTGCGGGCATCGCCTGTGCCCCTGTCCTGCTGCCGCGCGCCGGGGGCAGGAGGTAG